GCCGCCAAGCGCCTCAGCGCAGACGTCATCAACTTCTCGGCAAAGGGTTCAAGCGTCTCAAAGGGCGAGAGCCTCAAAGACACGGCCCAGACGCTGGCCGCAATTGGAGCGGACGGCGTGATCATCCGTCACCCTGCATCCGGAGCGCCTCAGCGTCTCGCCGAGAGCCGTTGGATCGACGCCGGCATCCTCAACGCTGGAGACGGCACCCACGAGCATCCAACTCAGGCCTTGCTTGACGCGTTCACGATGCGCCGCCGCATCCACGGCGAGGCAAGCCGAGGCCGCGACCTTGACGGCGTCTCCGTCGCCATCGTTGGCGACATCGTGCACTCGAGAGTCGCGCGGTCAAACCTGTGGTTGCTGCGCACGCTCGGGGCCAAAGTGACTTTTGTGGCACCCGCGACACTTATTCCGTTTGGCGCGGCATCGTGGCCAACCGAGATCAGCTACAGCCTCGACGAGACGCTCAATAATGAGCGACCGGATGTGGTCATGCTGCTCCGCATCCAGGCTGAGCGCATGCACGCGGCGTTTTTCCCGAATGAGCGGGAGTATTCCCGCTGGTGGGGGCTCGACGACGCGCGTTTTGCGGCGCTCAGAGGGGATAGCATTGTTATGCATCCCGGGCCTATGAACCGGGGGCTCGAAATTTCTTCAACGGCCGCCGATTCCGCGCAGTCGACGGTGTTGGAACAGGTCACAAACGGCGTATCCATTCGGATGGCTGCGCTCTACATGCTGCTAGCCGGCGAACGAGAGGGTGTCTAGGTATGAGCGAATCCGTACTGGTAACGGGGGCAACGCTTCCGTCGGGCGATCGTGGCGACATTCTGATCGCGGATGGCATTATCCGCGAGCTTGGCGGGCTGTCATCGCAAACCGCAGACCGCACCATCGACGCCGAAGGGCTCATTGCGCTTCCCGGTCTTGTCGATCTGCACACGCATCTTCGCGAGCCAGGGTTTGAGCAGAGCGAAACGGTGTTGACCGGAACGCAGGCTGCTGCCGCCGGTGGCTTCACCGCCGTCTTTGCCATGGCAAACACGCTTCCGGTGTCAGACACGGCCGGCGTTGTTGAGCAGGTCTACTCGCTTGGCAAGCAGGCCGGGTACGCAACGGTTCGCCCGATTGGCGCCGTCACGCGTGGCCTAGAGGGCGAGCAACTGAGCGAAATAGGTGCCATGGCACACTCACGGGCTCAGGTTCGGGTGTTCTCTGATGACGGCAAATGTGTGCACGACTCGCTTTTGATGCGTCGTGCCCTTGAATACGTGAGCACGTTTGACGGCGTTATCGCACAGCACGCACAAGACCCACGCCTCACCGAAGGCGCGCAGATGAACGAGGGTGCGCTGTCGAGCGAGCTTGGCCTCAAGGGCTGGCCGGCCGTCGCCGAAGAATCGATCATCGCGAGGGATGTTCTGCTCGCCGAGCATGTTGGTGCCCGTCTCCACATTTGTCACCTGTCGACCGCCGGTTCGGTCGAGGTCATCCGCTGGGCGAAGGCCCGCGGCATCAACGTGACCGCAGAGGCTACGCCGCACCACCTGCTGTTGACCGAAGACCTCGTGCGCAGTTACGACGCGCGCTATAAGGTCAACCCTCCGCTTCGACGTGACGAGGACGTGCACGCCTTGCGCGCCGCCGTCGCCGACGGAACCATCGACATTATCGCGACAGATCACGCCCCGCACCCGAGCGAAGCGAAAGAGTGCGAGTGGGACTCGGCTGCCTTTGGCATGGTCGGACTCGAATCGGCGCTGCCAGTTGTCCAAACCGCGCTGGTCGAAACCGGTCTGATTGGCTGGGACGACGTCGCGCGCCTGCTCTCAAAGGCGCCGGCCACCATTGGCGGCCTCGCAGGAGCTGGCGAGTTGCGGGTTGGGGGAGTCGCCGATATTACGCTGCACGACCCCGCCGCTTCGAGTGTGTTTGGCCTTGGTGATCTTGCCGGAAAGAGCCTCAACAGCCCGTTCCTCGACATGACACTCAGCGGCTCGATTCGCTACACACTGCACAACGGCTACCTCACGGTCGACGATGGTGCCGTTGTTGCCGCAGACACCGTCGCGGCCTATGCCGCCCGATTCAACGAGGGATTCTAATGGGACTACTCGGCTGGGGACTCGTTGTCGCCGCGTTTGTTGCGCTTCTCTTCCTCGTGATGTGGTTTGCCTGGCGGGCGCGCAGTAAGCGTTCGTCGTACCTCTCCGAACCGGATCGCGAGCTCAAGTCTGGTGATTTGCTCTGCGAGATCAAGTGCTTCTACGCGTCAACAACAACCCACGGCCAGCCACTTGAGCGCCTCGTGGTGCCGAGTCTTGGCTTCCGTGGAAACTGCGTGGTGACCGTCACCACCTCCGGCGCCATGATCCGAATCACGGGCGAGCTGCCCGTCGCCATTCGACGAAGCAAGCTGCGTGGCATCCACACGGCCCAGGTCACAATCGACAAGGCAGTGGAACGCGATGGACTTGTTGCCATCGAATGGATGCTCGCAGCGAACACCGGTGACGATGTTGCCGTAGACAGCTACGTGCGAGTGACCGACCCAGCAGACCGCAACGCCCTGATCGCAGCGGTCAATCAGGTACTGCCGCATCCGGCAACTGCCTCTTAGTTCATTTTTCTTTTCACCATTTTTAGACCTACACAGGAGGCATCGGTGAGTTTCACCACTGCAGCACAACCCGCGGTTCTCGTTCTCGAGGATGGCCGCCGCTTTGCGGGATCCGCATACGGCGCAACGGGCCAGACCCTCGGGGAGGTCGTGTTTTCGACCGGAATGACCGGCTACCAAGAGACGCTGACCGACCCGTCATATGCCGGGCAGATCGTCATGATGACGGCACCACACATTGGCAACACCGGTATGAACGACGAAGACATGGAGTCGCGTCAGATTTGGGTCAACGGCTTTGTTGTGCGCGACCCCGCACGCAAGGTGTCAAACTTCCGTGCAGAGCGCAGCCTTGACGACGATCTTGTCGCCAATAACGTTGTTGGTATCAGCGGCATCGATACGCGAGCCGTAACGCGTCACATCCGCGCCGCCGGTGCGATGCGCGCCGGAATTTTCTCCGGAGCAGATGCTGCGCTGAGCGACGATGAGCAGCTTGCGATCGTCCAGACCGGTGCGGACATGAAGGGCCTGAACCTCTCGACCGTTGTGTCAACCCCTGAGGCGTACACCATGCCTGCCGAGGGCGAGTTTGTTGGCAAGATGGCCGTGCTCGACCTCGGTGTGAAGCGCGCAACCCTCAACTACCTCACGCAGCACGGCTTCGAACTGCACGTCATGCCGGCATCCAGCACGGCCGACGACATCCGCGCAATTGGCGCTGACGCCCTGTTTTACTCAAACGGACCGGGTGACCCCGCCGCATCCGACGACCACGTCAACCTGCTGCGCACACTGCTCAAAGAAGGCATGCCGTACTTCGGTATCTGCTTCGGCAACCAGCTGCTCGGCCGCGCGCTTGGCTTCGACACCTATAAGCTGCCGTTTGGTCACCGCGGCATCAACCAGCCGGTCTGGGACAAGGTCAAGGGCCGCGTTGAGATCACGGCGCAGAACCACGGCTTTGCGGTGGATGCCCCAATTGAGGGCATCGTCGAGTCGCCAGCTGGCCTCGGCCGCGTTGAGGTCAGCCACTACAGCCTGAACGACAACGTTGTTGAGGGCCTCCGTTGCCTCGACCTGCCGGCCTTCTCTGTCCAGTACCACCCAGAGGCCGCTGCCGGACCACACGACGCCTTTTACCTCTTCGACCGCTTCCGTGAACTGCTCCGCAGCGGGGCGCTCACCCAAGAGGCATCGCCGGAACAGACGGCACACGTTATGACCAAGACTTCTGTAGCAAACACGCCCGCAGCAAACGGAGAAAGCAAGTAATGCCAAAGCGCACTGACATCAAGTCCGTCCTCGTGATCGGCTCTGGGCCGATCGTTATCGGTCAGGCCTGCGAGTTTGACTACTCCGGAACACAAGCGTGCCGCGTGCTGCGAGAAGAGGGCGTTCGCGTCATCCTCGTCAACTCGAACCCGGCCACGATTATGACCGACCCAGACTTCGCCGACGCGACGTATATCGAGCCGATCACCTCAGAGGTTATCGAGACGATCATTGCGAAGGAGAAGCCCGACGCCATCCTGCCAACACTTGGCGGACAGACCGCGCTCAACGCGGCAATGGAGCTGCACGAGCAGGGCATCCTCGAGAAGTACAACGTCGAGCTCATCGGAGCCAACGTCGACGCCATCAAAAAGGGCGAAGACCGCCAGTTGTTCAAGGACCTCGTGATCGCAGCAGGGGCCGGCGTTGCCAAGTCTTACATTGCGCACACGGTCGAGGAATGCCTCGAATACGCGGAAGACCTCGGATACCCGCTCGTCGTTCGTCCATCGTTCACCATGGGCGGCCTCGGTTCAGGCTTTGCGTACACTCCAGAAGAGCTTCGGCGCATCGCCGGCGACGGCCTGCACTACAGCCCAACCACCGAGGTGCTGCTTGAGGAATCCATCCTCGGTTGGAAAGAGTATGAGCTTGAGCTCATGCGCGACACCTCTGATAACACGGTTGTGGTCTGTTCGATCGAGAACGTTGACCCCGTCGGCGTGCACACCGGTGACTCGATCACGGTTGCGCCCGCTCTGACTCTCACCGACCGCGAGTTCCAGAAGATGCGCGACATCGGCATCGACATCATCCGCGCGGTTGGCGTTGACACCGGTGGGTGTAACGTGCAGTTTGCGATCGACCCTGCGGATGGCCGCATCATCGTTATTGAGATGAACCCGCGTGTATCGCGTTCGTCGGCGCTCGCGTCGAAGGCCACCGGCTTCCCGATCGCCAAGATCGCCGCCAAACTGGCAATCGGCTACCGCCTCGACGAGATCCCCAATGACATCACCCAGGTGACGCCGGCAAGCTTCGAGCCGACCCTCGACTACGTCGTGGTCAAGGTTCCCCGCTTCGCGTTTGAGAAGTTCCCTGCCGCCGACCCAACTCTGACGACCACCATGAAGTCGGTTGGCGAGGTTATGGCCATTGGTCGTAACTATGCGACTGCGCTGCAGAAGGCGCTCCGCTCGCTTGAGAAGAAGGGTTCCTCGTTCCACTGGGGTGCCGAATCGCGCACCGCTGAGCAGCTGCTCGAAGAGAGCAAGACCCCAACCGACGGCCGGATTGTGCTCCTGCAGCAGGCGCTTCGCTTCGGCGCGACGCCAGAGCAGGCCTTCGAGGCGACCAAGATCGACCCGTGGTTCATCGACCAGATGGTGCTCATCAACGAGGTCGCCGACGAGGTCGCCGCCTCAGAGGAGCTCAGCTACGACCTGCTTGAGTACGCCAAGAACCACGGCTTCTCGGATGCCCAGATCGCCGAGCTGCGCAACGTTGCCGAAAGCGACATCCGCGCCATCCGCCACAACCTTGGTCTTCGCCCGGTATTCAAAACGGTTGACACGTGTGCGGGGGAGTTCCCAGCCCTGACGCCGTATCACTACTCGAGCTACGACCAAGAGACCGAGGTGACGCCGAGCGAAGGTCGCAAGGTCATCATCCTCGGCTCAGGGCCAAACCGCATTGGTCAGGGCGTTGAGTTTGACTACTCGTGTGTCCACGCCTCGTTTGCCCTTTCGGCTGCCGGGTTTGAGACCATCATGATCAACTGCAACCCCGAGACGGTTTCGACTGACTACGACACGTCAGACCGCCTTTACTTCGAGCCGCTCACGCTCGAAGACGTGCTTGAGATTATCCATGCAGAGAGCAAGAGCGGCGAGATCGTTGGCGTCATCGTGCAGCTTGGTGGACAGACGGCGCTTGGCCTTGCCAAGGGGCTGAAGGCCGCAGGCATCCCAATTCTGGGCACCACGCCTGAGGCGATCGACCTTGCCGAAGAGCGTGGCCTGTTCTCGAACATCCTTGATGAGGCTGGCTTGATCGCCCCTCGCAACGGAATGGCGTACGACTTTGCCGGTGCCCAGCGCATCGCCCTCGAAATTGGCTACCCCGTTCTTGTGCGCCCGTCGTACGTACTGGGCGGACGCGGCATGGAGATTATCTACGACCCAGCGTCACTTGAAGACTACTTCGTGCGCATCGCCGACCAGGGCATCGTGAGCCAGAGCAGCCCGTTGCTTGTTGACCACTTCCTTGACGACGCCATCGAGATTGACGTTGACGCCCTCTACGACGGTGAGCAACTCTACATTGGTGGCGTTATGGAGCACATCGAAGAGGCGGGTGTCCACTCGGGTGACTCGAGCTGCACCCTTCCTCCCGTCACGCTCGGACACGACCAGATTAACCAGGTTCGCGAGGCGACGCTGTCCATCGCGAAGGGCGTTGGCGTGCACGGGCTGCTCAACGTGCAGTTCGCTATCGGCCAGGGCATCCTGTACGTACTCGAGGCAAACCCGCGCGCGAGCCGCACGGTTCCCTTCGTTTCGAAGGCTCTTGGTATTCCGCTGGCAAAGGCCGCCTCACGCATCATGGTAGGCGAGACCATTGCTTCGCTCATCGAAGAAGGCCTCCTGCCAGAGCGCGACGGATCCCGTGCGCCGCTTGATGCGCCCGTTTCGGTGAAGGAGGCCGTGCTCCCGTTCAAGCGCTTCCGCACCCGCGAGGGCCTCATTGTTGACTCGCTGCTCGGACCTGAGATGCGCTCGACCGGTGAGGTCATGGGCATCGACCGCGACTTCCCTCGCGCCTTTGCCAAGAGCCAGGCTGCTGCCTACGGCGGACTGCCCCTGACCGGTTCAGTATTCGTTTCGGTTGCTGACCGCGATAAGCGTGCGGTTGTGCTTCCAGCCCTCCGTCTTCAGGAGCTTGGCTTTGAGCTGCTCGCGACCTCCGGCACCGCAGTAGTACTTGCCCGCAACGGCATTACCGCGCGCACCGTCAAGAAGTTCTCGCAGGCTGGCGACGAGCCATCGGTTGTTGACCTCATCAATAATGGCGAGGTAGACATCGTTATCAACACGCCGAGCGGTCGTTCAGCGCGTGCGGACGGATACGAAATTCGCGCCGCTGCTGTCGCCGCAGACAAGCCGCTGTTCACCACGATTGCCGAGCTTACGGCCGCAGTAGCGTCGTTCTCAGCTGTCCGTGACGGGTTCGAGGTGACGTCGCTGCAGGAATACGCTGCAGCACGTGAGGCGGCGAAGTAATCGTGACCACAGTCCCCTCGTTTGGTGCACGACTGAGCTCTGTCATTGGCAAGCACGGTCGGCTGTGTGTTGGCATCGACCCCCATTCCCACTTGCTTGCGGGATGGGGGCTGCCGGACACGGCGGCCGGTGCGCGCGACTTTAGCCTCAGGGTTATTGACGCGTGCGTTGATCAGGTCGCGGCGATCAAGCCACAGATTGCGTTCTATGAGCGCTTCGGCTCCGCCGGGTACGTTGTGCTTGAGGAAATCATCGCGGCTGCGCGCCAGCGAGGGCTCCTCGTGATCGCTGACGTGAAGCGTGGCGATATTGGCACGAGTGTGCAGGCGTATGCAGACGCGTGGCTTCGGCCAGGCAGCACGCTTGAATCCGATGCCATGACCATTTCAGCGTTCCAGGGATTCGGCTCGCTCGTCGAGCCGTTGAACTACACGACCACGGCCGGTAAGGGCCTGTTTCTCCTTGCCGCTACCTCAAACCCTGAGGCCCGCGACATCCAGCAGGCCAGGCTCAACGGTGGGTACAACCCCTCGGTTGCCGCGAGCATTGTTGCCGAGGTGCAGCAGTGGAACAGCGACCACCGACGCGACGCCCTTGTTGGTGTTGACCGCAACGGCCCGAGCGTTGGTGTTGTTGGTTCGGTCGGCGTGGTGCTTGGTGCCACGCTCAACCTTGAGCACTACGACATTAACGTCAATCTCAACCGCAATCCGCTCATGCCCGTTTTGGCACCTGGGTTTGGTGCTCAGGGGGCGAAGCTTACCGATGCGAACCGGATCTTTGGCAGCATGACTGCAGCCACACTCGTCAGCGAATCCCGAAGCGTTCTGAACGCCGGCCCAATGGGCATCGTCCAGGCGGTCAGGGAACGCGCCGACGAGGTTCGCAGGGAGGTGACTGCGTGATGAGCGCCGCCAAGTCTTCCGCAATGCCTGAGGTTGATCGCATTGCGGCCAATAAGGCAGCGATTGCAGCACGGCAGGCACGGGCCGCGCTGAAGGCTCAGCTCCGTGATGGTGTGCTGAGCCCCGAGGATGCGCTGACACTGTCTACCGATCCGTCGAGCGCTGCCCACACGCTGCGGGTCACCGATTTTCTGCTCTGCCTTCCTGCCGTTGGCGTCGCGAAGATGCCGCGCATCCTTGAGCAACTCGAGATCTCAGACAAAAAACGTCTCGGGGGGCTTGGTGTGCATCAGCGAAAACGACTTGAGCAGTATCTGCGTTCGCGCCTCGCGACCAAGGGTACAAAGAAGGATGCCCGTCCCCGGCTTACGGTCCTCGCCGGCCCAACCGCGGTTGGTAAGGGCACGGTCGCGACGTATATTCGGGAACACTATCCCGAGATCGCACTCTCGGTTTCGGCCACAACGCGCGCGCCCAGGCCAGGAGAGGTTGAGGGAAAGCACTACTATTTTGTGACCGACGCTGAATTTGATCGCATGATCGCAGAGGGCGAGTTGCTTGAGTACGCGACCGTACACAACGCCTACCGCTATGGCACGCCGCGTGGCCCGATTGAAGAATCGTCGCGCCGTGGCCGCCCTGTGCTCCTCGAGATCGATTTGCAGGGGGCGCGACAGGTTCGAGACGCAATGCCAGATGCGAGACTTGTGTTCCTTGCGCCACCGAGCTGGGACGAACTGGTCAGCCGACTTGTTGGTCGCGGTACGGAATCCGCCGAAGAGCAGGAACGCCGGTTGACCACTGCGAAAGTTGAACTTGCCTCGCAAAATGAATTTGATCACGTCGTAATTAACGACACGGTGGAGCGCGCGGCCGAAAGCGTCGTACACTTGATGAAGCAACTATAGGAGTATTGGAAAACTATGCCAAACGCACAAGGAATTATTGACCCACCCATCGACGAGCTGCTCGCGAAGGTTGAGTCAAAGTACGCCCTCGTGATTTTCGCCTCGAAGCGTGCCCGTCAGATCAACGATTACTACGCAGATCTGCACGAGGGAAGCCTTCTCGACAACGTCGGCCCACTCGTCGACTCCACGGTCGAAGACAAGCCGCTTTCCGTTGCCCTGCACGAAATCGGCGAGAACAAGCTCCACCTTCGTTCAGCGGCTAACTAGTCAGTCGCCACAAAACGAACTGCTAGCGGATCGCTATTTGCAGTGACACACTTCGACACGGTTCCGGGGTTGACTCGGTGAGTGTCGGTAGCACCGGCCATTATGTATGTAGTGGCCGGTGCTGGCGTTTGTCCAGGCATCGGTCCACCATTTTGAGAAGCTACTAACGTGAGGAAGCCCCGATGAGCCAGCTTCGGCTATTCACATCAGAGTCAGTGACCGAGGGTCACCCCGACAAAATCTGCGACCAGA
The DNA window shown above is from Lysinibacter cavernae and carries:
- the pyrF gene encoding orotidine-5'-phosphate decarboxylase encodes the protein MTTVPSFGARLSSVIGKHGRLCVGIDPHSHLLAGWGLPDTAAGARDFSLRVIDACVDQVAAIKPQIAFYERFGSAGYVVLEEIIAAARQRGLLVIADVKRGDIGTSVQAYADAWLRPGSTLESDAMTISAFQGFGSLVEPLNYTTTAGKGLFLLAATSNPEARDIQQARLNGGYNPSVAASIVAEVQQWNSDHRRDALVGVDRNGPSVGVVGSVGVVLGATLNLEHYDINVNLNRNPLMPVLAPGFGAQGAKLTDANRIFGSMTAATLVSESRSVLNAGPMGIVQAVRERADEVRREVTA
- a CDS encoding aspartate carbamoyltransferase catalytic subunit; this translates as MRHLLSTKDLSRDEAIQLLDIAEDMADTQLREVKKLPTLRGKTVVNLFFEDSTRTRISFEAAAKRLSADVINFSAKGSSVSKGESLKDTAQTLAAIGADGVIIRHPASGAPQRLAESRWIDAGILNAGDGTHEHPTQALLDAFTMRRRIHGEASRGRDLDGVSVAIVGDIVHSRVARSNLWLLRTLGAKVTFVAPATLIPFGAASWPTEISYSLDETLNNERPDVVMLLRIQAERMHAAFFPNEREYSRWWGLDDARFAALRGDSIVMHPGPMNRGLEISSTAADSAQSTVLEQVTNGVSIRMAALYMLLAGEREGV
- the rpoZ gene encoding DNA-directed RNA polymerase subunit omega, with amino-acid sequence MPNAQGIIDPPIDELLAKVESKYALVIFASKRARQINDYYADLHEGSLLDNVGPLVDSTVEDKPLSVALHEIGENKLHLRSAAN
- the carA gene encoding glutamine-hydrolyzing carbamoyl-phosphate synthase small subunit: MSFTTAAQPAVLVLEDGRRFAGSAYGATGQTLGEVVFSTGMTGYQETLTDPSYAGQIVMMTAPHIGNTGMNDEDMESRQIWVNGFVVRDPARKVSNFRAERSLDDDLVANNVVGISGIDTRAVTRHIRAAGAMRAGIFSGADAALSDDEQLAIVQTGADMKGLNLSTVVSTPEAYTMPAEGEFVGKMAVLDLGVKRATLNYLTQHGFELHVMPASSTADDIRAIGADALFYSNGPGDPAASDDHVNLLRTLLKEGMPYFGICFGNQLLGRALGFDTYKLPFGHRGINQPVWDKVKGRVEITAQNHGFAVDAPIEGIVESPAGLGRVEVSHYSLNDNVVEGLRCLDLPAFSVQYHPEAAAGPHDAFYLFDRFRELLRSGALTQEASPEQTAHVMTKTSVANTPAANGESK
- the gmk gene encoding guanylate kinase, with amino-acid sequence MSAAKSSAMPEVDRIAANKAAIAARQARAALKAQLRDGVLSPEDALTLSTDPSSAAHTLRVTDFLLCLPAVGVAKMPRILEQLEISDKKRLGGLGVHQRKRLEQYLRSRLATKGTKKDARPRLTVLAGPTAVGKGTVATYIREHYPEIALSVSATTRAPRPGEVEGKHYYFVTDAEFDRMIAEGELLEYATVHNAYRYGTPRGPIEESSRRGRPVLLEIDLQGARQVRDAMPDARLVFLAPPSWDELVSRLVGRGTESAEEQERRLTTAKVELASQNEFDHVVINDTVERAAESVVHLMKQL
- a CDS encoding dihydroorotase gives rise to the protein MSESVLVTGATLPSGDRGDILIADGIIRELGGLSSQTADRTIDAEGLIALPGLVDLHTHLREPGFEQSETVLTGTQAAAAGGFTAVFAMANTLPVSDTAGVVEQVYSLGKQAGYATVRPIGAVTRGLEGEQLSEIGAMAHSRAQVRVFSDDGKCVHDSLLMRRALEYVSTFDGVIAQHAQDPRLTEGAQMNEGALSSELGLKGWPAVAEESIIARDVLLAEHVGARLHICHLSTAGSVEVIRWAKARGINVTAEATPHHLLLTEDLVRSYDARYKVNPPLRRDEDVHALRAAVADGTIDIIATDHAPHPSEAKECEWDSAAFGMVGLESALPVVQTALVETGLIGWDDVARLLSKAPATIGGLAGAGELRVGGVADITLHDPAASSVFGLGDLAGKSLNSPFLDMTLSGSIRYTLHNGYLTVDDGAVVAADTVAAYAARFNEGF
- the carB gene encoding carbamoyl-phosphate synthase large subunit, encoding MPKRTDIKSVLVIGSGPIVIGQACEFDYSGTQACRVLREEGVRVILVNSNPATIMTDPDFADATYIEPITSEVIETIIAKEKPDAILPTLGGQTALNAAMELHEQGILEKYNVELIGANVDAIKKGEDRQLFKDLVIAAGAGVAKSYIAHTVEECLEYAEDLGYPLVVRPSFTMGGLGSGFAYTPEELRRIAGDGLHYSPTTEVLLEESILGWKEYELELMRDTSDNTVVVCSIENVDPVGVHTGDSITVAPALTLTDREFQKMRDIGIDIIRAVGVDTGGCNVQFAIDPADGRIIVIEMNPRVSRSSALASKATGFPIAKIAAKLAIGYRLDEIPNDITQVTPASFEPTLDYVVVKVPRFAFEKFPAADPTLTTTMKSVGEVMAIGRNYATALQKALRSLEKKGSSFHWGAESRTAEQLLEESKTPTDGRIVLLQQALRFGATPEQAFEATKIDPWFIDQMVLINEVADEVAASEELSYDLLEYAKNHGFSDAQIAELRNVAESDIRAIRHNLGLRPVFKTVDTCAGEFPALTPYHYSSYDQETEVTPSEGRKVIILGSGPNRIGQGVEFDYSCVHASFALSAAGFETIMINCNPETVSTDYDTSDRLYFEPLTLEDVLEIIHAESKSGEIVGVIVQLGGQTALGLAKGLKAAGIPILGTTPEAIDLAEERGLFSNILDEAGLIAPRNGMAYDFAGAQRIALEIGYPVLVRPSYVLGGRGMEIIYDPASLEDYFVRIADQGIVSQSSPLLVDHFLDDAIEIDVDALYDGEQLYIGGVMEHIEEAGVHSGDSSCTLPPVTLGHDQINQVREATLSIAKGVGVHGLLNVQFAIGQGILYVLEANPRASRTVPFVSKALGIPLAKAASRIMVGETIASLIEEGLLPERDGSRAPLDAPVSVKEAVLPFKRFRTREGLIVDSLLGPEMRSTGEVMGIDRDFPRAFAKSQAAAYGGLPLTGSVFVSVADRDKRAVVLPALRLQELGFELLATSGTAVVLARNGITARTVKKFSQAGDEPSVVDLINNGEVDIVINTPSGRSARADGYEIRAAAVAADKPLFTTIAELTAAVASFSAVRDGFEVTSLQEYAAAREAAK